A stretch of Spirosoma oryzicola DNA encodes these proteins:
- a CDS encoding FAD-binding and (Fe-S)-binding domain-containing protein: MFRLAHKLPFANLLPSFEGDLYFDESPEHSAQRVLYATDASVYQEMPIAVALPKSVADIKQLLRFAQQHKLGLIPRAAGTSLAGQVVGSGIVVDISKYFGQILDVNAAERWVRVQPGVIRDDLNAYLKPYGILFGPETSTASRAMIGGMIGNNSCGLHSIVWGTTRDHLLDVRTVLSDGAEVTFGALTREQFDAKCRGENVVSPLEQQLYVQFRDWLSNPTIQQHIREGYPKPTVSRRNTGYALDALAHFFTSSDQVGEPKTFNFAQLIAGSEGTLCFITEARLNLLPLPPKEAALVCAHFPTIRQSLEANLVALQHQCYASELVDDYILQLTKTNIEQAKNRAFVERHPVEGDPKAILMVEFFDDTPDGVRQKAERFVTDLQAQQLGYAYPILFDEDTKKPWALRKAGLSIMYNIPGDEKPANVIEDTAVDVHDLPNYIDELDRMAWENHGLKLEYSAHAGAGEIHVLPLINLKSSEGRTTFRNLLMDTAQLVKRYGGSLSGEHGDGRLRGECIAFMLGPENYQLCKDVKALWDPHNTFNPGKVVDTPPMNEFLRSEADVVIEQPKTVFDFSRDGGLLELAEKCSGSGDCRKTALSGGTMCPSYMATRREHDTTRARANILRHFYSNAQKPTEHDYEAVKDVLDLCLSCKACKAECPSSVDMTRMKAEFTQQHYREKGVPLRAKLVGNFTKLMSLASVVPWAYNAIYETPALRKLANRTVGFHPDRTMPELSKTTLKKWFDGRKKTPSQSAPRVLLFADEFTNYNDVEVGQKTVQLLERLGYEVIIPDHAESGRTYLSKGLVDDAQKIAVRNVTLLKDRVTEETPLVGLEPSAILTFRDEYPNLVPTELKADAQRIAKHTYLFEEWLAQEIENKRIDRKLFTTETRQVKVHGHCHQKALSSMVPVKKALSLPLNYQVQLIPSGCCGMAGSFGYEAEHYDLSMQIGELVLFPAVRQANEAIISAAGTSCRHQIKDGTGRKAQHPAEILFDALI; the protein is encoded by the coding sequence ATGTTCCGTCTTGCCCATAAACTGCCCTTCGCCAATCTGTTGCCGTCATTCGAGGGTGATCTGTATTTCGATGAGTCTCCCGAACATTCCGCTCAGCGAGTGCTGTACGCAACGGATGCGTCGGTGTATCAGGAAATGCCTATCGCGGTAGCGCTGCCGAAGTCGGTTGCTGACATCAAGCAGTTGTTACGATTTGCCCAGCAGCACAAGCTGGGCCTGATTCCCCGTGCGGCAGGAACGTCGCTGGCCGGGCAGGTCGTTGGCAGCGGAATCGTTGTCGATATTTCGAAGTATTTCGGGCAGATACTGGATGTCAATGCCGCTGAGCGCTGGGTACGGGTGCAGCCGGGCGTTATCCGTGATGATCTGAATGCGTACCTGAAGCCGTATGGTATCCTATTCGGGCCGGAAACGTCAACGGCCAGCCGGGCGATGATCGGCGGAATGATCGGGAATAATTCATGCGGTCTTCACTCGATTGTCTGGGGTACTACCCGCGATCATCTGCTGGATGTGCGTACGGTACTGAGCGACGGTGCCGAGGTGACGTTTGGTGCACTAACGCGCGAGCAGTTCGACGCTAAATGCCGGGGGGAGAATGTCGTTAGCCCACTCGAACAGCAGCTCTACGTTCAATTCCGCGACTGGCTATCGAATCCAACGATTCAGCAGCATATCCGGGAAGGGTACCCTAAACCAACCGTTTCCCGGCGAAATACAGGCTACGCGCTGGATGCGTTAGCGCATTTCTTTACGTCAAGTGACCAGGTCGGTGAGCCAAAGACATTCAATTTTGCGCAACTGATTGCCGGATCGGAAGGAACGCTCTGCTTTATTACCGAAGCCCGGCTAAATCTGTTGCCGTTGCCGCCCAAAGAAGCGGCTCTCGTCTGCGCACACTTCCCGACGATTCGGCAGTCGCTCGAAGCGAATTTAGTGGCGTTGCAGCATCAATGTTACGCGTCGGAACTGGTCGATGATTACATTCTGCAATTGACCAAAACCAACATCGAACAGGCCAAAAACCGTGCGTTTGTGGAACGCCACCCGGTAGAGGGCGACCCGAAGGCTATTCTGATGGTCGAGTTTTTCGATGATACGCCGGACGGAGTTCGGCAGAAAGCAGAGCGGTTCGTGACCGACTTACAGGCTCAACAGCTTGGCTATGCCTATCCGATTCTTTTCGATGAAGATACCAAGAAGCCCTGGGCTTTGCGCAAAGCGGGATTAAGCATTATGTACAACATTCCCGGCGACGAAAAACCTGCGAACGTTATCGAAGATACTGCCGTCGATGTGCACGATTTGCCTAACTATATCGATGAACTGGACCGCATGGCGTGGGAAAATCACGGCCTGAAACTGGAATACTCCGCCCATGCCGGAGCCGGTGAAATCCACGTGTTGCCGCTGATCAACCTAAAGTCGTCGGAGGGACGTACCACGTTCAGAAATTTGCTGATGGATACGGCGCAACTCGTCAAGCGGTACGGTGGTTCGCTGTCGGGTGAGCACGGTGACGGTCGGTTGCGGGGCGAGTGCATTGCTTTTATGCTCGGACCCGAAAACTACCAATTGTGCAAAGACGTGAAGGCCCTCTGGGACCCGCATAATACGTTCAATCCCGGCAAAGTAGTCGATACGCCCCCGATGAACGAATTCTTGCGGTCGGAAGCTGATGTCGTAATCGAACAGCCTAAAACCGTTTTCGACTTCTCGCGCGATGGTGGCTTGCTCGAACTGGCCGAAAAATGTTCGGGTTCAGGCGACTGCCGGAAGACGGCCTTGTCGGGTGGGACGATGTGTCCGAGCTACATGGCTACCCGGCGCGAACACGACACCACGCGGGCGCGCGCAAACATCCTGCGTCATTTTTACAGCAATGCGCAAAAACCAACGGAGCACGATTACGAAGCCGTCAAAGACGTGCTGGATCTGTGTCTATCGTGCAAAGCCTGTAAAGCCGAATGCCCGTCGAGCGTAGACATGACGCGTATGAAGGCTGAGTTTACCCAGCAGCATTACCGCGAAAAGGGTGTTCCGCTGCGGGCAAAACTGGTTGGTAATTTCACGAAGCTGATGTCGCTGGCCAGTGTGGTTCCGTGGGCGTACAATGCCATTTACGAGACCCCCGCGCTACGTAAACTGGCCAACCGAACCGTGGGCTTTCACCCCGACCGAACCATGCCGGAACTGTCGAAAACGACGTTGAAGAAGTGGTTCGACGGTAGGAAGAAAACGCCATCGCAAAGCGCTCCACGTGTGTTGCTCTTTGCGGATGAATTCACGAATTACAACGATGTAGAAGTCGGGCAAAAAACCGTTCAGTTGCTGGAACGGCTGGGCTACGAAGTCATCATTCCTGATCATGCAGAAAGTGGCCGGACTTACCTGTCAAAAGGACTCGTTGACGACGCCCAGAAGATAGCCGTTCGGAACGTAACCTTACTGAAAGATCGTGTTACCGAGGAAACTCCGCTAGTTGGTCTGGAGCCTTCCGCCATTCTAACCTTTCGGGACGAATACCCCAATCTGGTTCCGACCGAACTGAAAGCCGACGCGCAACGAATCGCCAAACACACCTACCTGTTCGAAGAATGGTTAGCTCAGGAAATCGAAAACAAGCGCATTGATCGTAAGCTATTTACAACCGAAACCCGGCAGGTGAAGGTACACGGGCATTGTCACCAGAAAGCCTTATCATCGATGGTGCCTGTAAAAAAAGCATTGTCATTGCCGTTAAATTACCAGGTACAGCTGATTCCGTCGGGTTGCTGCGGGATGGCAGGCTCGTTTGGTTACGAAGCAGAACATTATGATTTGTCGATGCAAATTGGTGAATTGGTGCTGTTTCCGGCGGTCCGGCAGGCTAACGAAGCGATTATTTCGGCGGCTGGAACCAGTTGTCGACATCAGATCAAAGATGGAACCGGCCGTAAAGCGCAACACCCGGCGGAGATTTTGTTCGACGCCCTTATATGA
- a CDS encoding DUF1648 domain-containing protein produces the protein MTSYERNANRLTVFLLVLLAGLAVFGVIRLSGPIPIHFNGKGEANRWGSPSTLLVLAFVGGSVVALLWLIRSTPTELMNFPGPRTPTNIAQQRQNFDQLLATVRVIVAGLFLAIISQIIWVSSYHLNRVSLWPSFLFISLIFLSVLVSLIRGYQLSAGR, from the coding sequence ATGACTAGCTACGAACGTAATGCGAATCGATTGACGGTTTTTCTGCTGGTATTATTAGCGGGCTTAGCCGTCTTTGGTGTCATTCGACTGTCTGGCCCTATTCCTATTCATTTTAACGGTAAGGGAGAAGCAAATCGGTGGGGAAGCCCATCAACCTTACTGGTTTTGGCTTTCGTAGGGGGATCGGTGGTGGCTTTGCTCTGGCTGATCCGAAGCACACCTACCGAACTTATGAATTTTCCTGGTCCGCGCACCCCCACGAACATAGCGCAGCAACGCCAAAACTTCGATCAGCTACTGGCTACTGTTCGCGTCATCGTTGCTGGCTTGTTTTTGGCCATTATTAGCCAAATCATCTGGGTGAGTAGCTATCATCTGAACCGAGTCAGTCTGTGGCCCTCGTTTCTTTTTATTTCGTTGATTTTTCTTAGTGTTCTGGTGAGTCTGATTCGAGGGTACCAGTTGTCGGCGGGACGCTAA
- a CDS encoding SusC/RagA family TonB-linked outer membrane protein yields MREFFTRCCLVACLLLSVAGYAQDKMLKGRVLSKADGTGLPGANVLIKGTDRGSTTNADGEFTMNASADAILVVSYIGYKPTEVAVGSKSSVDITLEEDASNLNEVVVTALGITREKKALGYSVQEVGGKQLTQARATNFVNALSGKIAGVQVTGSNGAPGSSSRVLIRGASSIGSNNQPLFVVDGVPIDNSNIGSGTGVDYGNAAASINPDDIDNVSVLKGPSAAALYGSRGANGVILITTKSGRGSKGIGVSVNTNTAFDSPFRQPEWQNEYGQGNKGLFSFVDGTGKGVNDGVDESWGPKLDGRLLPQFDSPIAADGTRTPTPWVAHPDNVNQFFRTGRTLTNNISVMGANEKGDFRVSFTDLNQSGILPNTDYKRRTVSINAGWNLTPKLSIRATGNYVRDGSDNRTNWGLYFIWFGRQVDMEKLQNYQAPNSIYQYNWNYNYWANPYYFLNLSTRANDKDRLYGNMSATYKFTPWLTLTARTGTDVYEDRRKTKNAARIDNLNGAKQFDSYNEEQIFLRESNSDFLLNATHKFGEFDVTANIGGNHRYNYAQRNYMGATELAIPRVWNLGNSRQAKVAENSYTEKTVNSLYASANIGFRNYLFVDLTARNDWSSALPASNRSYFYPSAAVSAILTDIFNVSSPVLSFAKVRAGVARVGNDTDPYRLIQSYRYENPWGSTPSLSENNAMLNATLKPELTNSYEIGAEVKLWNNRVGLDVTYYDKVSFNQILDVNVSQASGFNSKLLNAGKLQNRGVEVQLSATPVKAGAFQWDVMLNWAQNRNKVLELAEGLTTYQLNTSYNPLTQVTSTNSFRGMSVEARVGQPYGTFFGQGFLRDPSGNIIYDKSGYPQLDPTRRILGNFTPKWIGGLQNTFSYKRLSLSTLIDMRHGGDIFSQTVNIGRYTGVLKETTIGREDGIVGQGVVNTGTTDNPVYTPNTTRISSEEWHKKYYSLTNNEATIFDGSFVKLREVKLTYMLPGKVFNRLPFRDIAISVVGRNLALLQSNVPHIDPETSYYNDGNLQGIENGQIPTTRTVGFNINFNL; encoded by the coding sequence ATGAGAGAATTTTTTACGCGATGCTGTCTGGTCGCCTGTTTGCTACTTAGTGTAGCGGGCTATGCGCAGGACAAAATGTTGAAAGGACGGGTACTGTCCAAGGCGGATGGGACTGGTTTGCCGGGCGCAAACGTACTAATAAAAGGTACCGACCGGGGTAGCACAACGAATGCCGATGGTGAATTTACAATGAATGCGTCTGCCGATGCGATTCTGGTCGTCTCGTACATTGGTTATAAGCCAACGGAAGTAGCAGTTGGCTCGAAATCATCGGTTGACATCACGCTGGAAGAAGACGCGTCAAACCTGAACGAAGTGGTCGTTACCGCATTGGGCATTACGCGGGAAAAGAAAGCCTTGGGTTATTCTGTACAAGAAGTAGGTGGCAAACAGTTGACACAGGCACGGGCTACGAACTTTGTCAATGCACTGTCGGGTAAGATTGCCGGCGTGCAGGTTACGGGATCGAATGGAGCACCGGGCTCCTCATCACGCGTTCTGATCCGTGGTGCAAGCTCGATCGGTAGCAACAACCAGCCGCTTTTTGTGGTGGACGGTGTACCCATTGACAACAGCAACATCGGTTCGGGAACGGGTGTTGACTACGGGAATGCGGCCGCGTCGATCAACCCCGACGATATTGATAATGTGAGCGTACTGAAAGGACCGAGCGCAGCTGCGCTTTACGGGTCTCGCGGGGCCAACGGTGTTATTCTGATCACCACCAAAAGCGGACGAGGCAGCAAAGGCATCGGGGTTTCGGTCAACACCAATACGGCGTTTGACAGCCCATTCCGGCAACCCGAATGGCAGAACGAATACGGTCAGGGAAATAAAGGACTCTTTTCATTCGTCGATGGAACCGGTAAAGGCGTCAACGATGGTGTGGATGAAAGCTGGGGTCCCAAACTGGACGGTCGCCTGCTGCCACAGTTCGATTCGCCTATTGCCGCCGACGGTACCCGCACGCCAACCCCCTGGGTGGCTCATCCCGACAACGTAAACCAGTTTTTCCGGACGGGACGCACCCTGACCAATAATATTTCGGTGATGGGCGCGAACGAGAAAGGTGATTTCCGCGTGTCGTTCACCGATCTGAACCAATCGGGTATTCTGCCTAACACTGATTACAAAAGACGCACGGTTTCGATCAATGCCGGTTGGAATCTGACGCCAAAGCTGAGCATTCGGGCAACGGGTAATTACGTGCGTGACGGAAGCGATAACCGCACCAACTGGGGATTGTACTTTATCTGGTTCGGTCGTCAGGTAGATATGGAGAAACTGCAAAACTACCAGGCTCCAAATAGCATCTATCAATACAACTGGAACTACAACTACTGGGCTAATCCGTATTATTTCCTCAACCTGAGCACCCGCGCCAACGACAAAGACCGGCTCTACGGCAATATGTCAGCTACGTACAAATTTACACCCTGGCTGACGCTGACCGCCCGCACTGGTACGGACGTGTACGAAGATCGACGTAAGACGAAAAATGCGGCTCGCATCGACAACCTCAATGGTGCCAAGCAGTTCGACAGTTACAACGAAGAACAGATTTTCCTTCGCGAATCGAACTCGGACTTCCTGCTGAATGCGACGCACAAATTTGGTGAGTTCGACGTAACGGCTAACATCGGCGGTAACCACCGCTACAACTACGCGCAACGCAATTACATGGGCGCTACGGAACTTGCTATCCCGCGCGTGTGGAACCTGGGTAACTCCCGGCAGGCTAAAGTTGCGGAAAACTCCTACACCGAAAAGACCGTCAACAGCCTTTATGCTTCGGCTAACATCGGTTTCCGTAATTACCTGTTCGTCGATCTGACCGCCCGCAATGACTGGTCGAGCGCTCTGCCTGCCAGCAATCGGTCGTACTTCTACCCGTCGGCGGCTGTAAGTGCGATCTTAACAGACATCTTTAATGTAAGCTCACCGGTGCTGTCCTTCGCCAAAGTTCGGGCGGGTGTTGCGCGGGTTGGTAACGATACCGATCCGTACCGCCTGATTCAGTCGTATCGGTACGAAAATCCCTGGGGATCAACGCCTTCGCTGTCAGAGAACAACGCGATGCTGAATGCTACGCTGAAACCGGAGCTGACGAACTCATACGAAATTGGTGCTGAAGTAAAACTCTGGAACAACCGCGTTGGGCTGGACGTGACCTACTACGACAAGGTATCGTTCAACCAGATTCTGGACGTAAACGTATCACAGGCATCGGGCTTTAACTCGAAGTTGTTGAACGCCGGGAAATTGCAGAACCGGGGCGTTGAGGTTCAACTGAGCGCAACACCAGTTAAAGCGGGCGCTTTCCAATGGGACGTTATGCTAAACTGGGCGCAGAACCGCAACAAAGTGCTTGAACTGGCCGAGGGTCTGACGACTTACCAGTTAAATACGTCGTACAACCCATTGACGCAGGTTACGTCAACCAACTCGTTCCGGGGCATGTCGGTCGAAGCGCGGGTTGGTCAGCCATACGGTACGTTCTTCGGGCAAGGGTTCCTGCGTGATCCGTCGGGCAACATCATCTACGACAAAAGCGGTTATCCGCAGCTGGACCCAACGCGTCGGATTCTGGGCAACTTCACCCCAAAATGGATCGGTGGTTTGCAGAATACATTCAGCTACAAGCGGCTTTCGCTGAGCACGCTTATCGACATGCGGCACGGTGGCGACATCTTCTCGCAAACGGTCAATATCGGTCGCTACACGGGAGTGTTGAAAGAAACAACGATCGGTCGTGAGGATGGTATTGTCGGTCAGGGTGTAGTCAACACCGGAACCACCGACAACCCGGTTTACACGCCAAACACAACGCGGATCTCGTCGGAAGAATGGCATAAGAAATACTACTCACTGACAAACAACGAAGCAACTATTTTCGACGGAAGCTTTGTCAAACTGCGGGAAGTGAAACTGACGTACATGCTACCCGGTAAAGTGTTTAACCGACTGCCCTTCCGCGACATTGCCATTTCGGTAGTCGGTCGCAACCTGGCTTTGCTGCAAAGCAACGTTCCGCACATCGACCCCGAAACCAGCTACTACAACGATGGTAACCTGCAAGGAATCGAGAACGGTCAGATTCCAACTACCCGGACCGTCGGCTTCAACATCAATTTCAATCTGTAA
- a CDS encoding 3-keto-disaccharide hydrolase yields MKKLLIPCLLLSALALATPPGKKSKWTSLFDGKEIKGWHSYHKDGVVGWNVENGTLTPDGTGGDLVTDKEYENFELEFEFKIPKGSNSGVVYKIIDSPDIKSTYMSGPEYQVIDDKGYVDGEGKPYKLKDTQMTGANYDMIPPSDMAATKAPGEWNKGRIVVNNNHVEHYLNGKKVVDYEYGSDNWKQLVAKSKFANWPYATAHAKGKIALQNHSPKEQVWYRNIQIREL; encoded by the coding sequence ATGAAAAAGTTACTGATACCCTGTCTGTTGCTGAGTGCACTAGCTCTGGCAACTCCCCCCGGAAAAAAATCAAAGTGGACGTCGCTTTTTGACGGTAAAGAAATCAAAGGATGGCATAGCTATCACAAAGATGGCGTCGTTGGCTGGAACGTCGAAAATGGTACATTAACGCCTGATGGTACGGGCGGGGACCTTGTAACAGACAAAGAATACGAGAATTTCGAACTCGAATTTGAGTTTAAAATACCGAAGGGTAGTAATAGCGGTGTTGTGTACAAAATCATCGATAGTCCCGATATTAAATCAACGTATATGTCTGGTCCCGAATACCAGGTGATTGATGACAAAGGGTACGTGGATGGTGAGGGCAAACCGTACAAATTAAAAGATACTCAAATGACGGGCGCTAACTACGATATGATTCCTCCTTCGGACATGGCGGCTACAAAGGCTCCCGGCGAATGGAATAAAGGCCGGATTGTTGTCAACAACAACCACGTTGAGCACTACCTGAACGGCAAAAAAGTTGTTGATTATGAATACGGCTCCGACAACTGGAAGCAACTGGTTGCGAAAAGCAAATTTGCTAACTGGCCGTATGCTACGGCGCACGCGAAAGGTAAGATCGCCTTACAAAACCACAGTCCCAAAGAGCAGGTCTGGTACCGGAATATCCAGATTCGGGAATTGTAA
- a CDS encoding DUF4097 family beta strand repeat-containing protein, translating into MKRTQFLLTLLSASTFALTSLAEIKSSSRINDDKPYLTKSFSGRINAVRAETSGGSLTIEGGTDMNAKVEMYVRANNGNDDLSKSEIEDRLRDYDITVALENNTIVATAKRKNNDWKRGLSISFRFYTPRNVSTDLRTSGGSIHLTTLSGTQRFRTSGGSLHLSDIEGDINGQTSGGSIHLDRCRKDIDLQTSGGSIDARESSGKLRLHTSGGSIRLADLKGSVDAQTSGGSVNGDDIEGEIKAGTSGGSVRLSRVAGSIDASTSAGSVEVEIVKLGEYVRLNTSAGGVRVRMPLDKGMDLNLSGNRVNLPESLAKFDGTIGKERVRGRLNGGGIAVNISASSGSVTVNR; encoded by the coding sequence ATGAAACGCACCCAGTTTCTACTAACCCTTTTGAGCGCGAGCACCTTTGCGCTGACATCATTAGCCGAAATCAAGAGCAGTAGCCGCATAAACGATGATAAGCCTTATTTGACGAAAAGTTTTTCGGGACGAATCAATGCGGTTCGGGCGGAAACCTCCGGCGGTAGTCTGACGATTGAAGGCGGAACGGACATGAACGCGAAAGTGGAGATGTACGTGCGAGCCAACAACGGAAACGACGATCTTAGTAAATCCGAGATCGAAGACCGACTCCGCGACTACGACATTACGGTTGCTTTAGAAAACAATACCATCGTTGCCACCGCCAAGCGAAAGAATAACGATTGGAAGCGGGGGCTGAGTATTAGTTTCCGGTTTTACACTCCCCGCAACGTATCGACCGATCTAAGAACATCGGGCGGGAGCATTCACCTGACAACGCTTTCGGGAACACAACGCTTCCGAACCAGCGGTGGTAGCCTGCACCTGAGTGATATTGAAGGCGACATCAATGGTCAGACATCAGGCGGCTCCATCCATCTCGACCGCTGCCGCAAAGACATCGACCTGCAAACGTCGGGCGGATCAATCGATGCTCGGGAGTCGTCGGGCAAACTGCGGTTGCACACCTCTGGCGGTAGCATTCGACTGGCCGATCTGAAAGGTAGCGTTGATGCGCAGACGAGCGGAGGCAGCGTAAACGGTGATGATATTGAAGGGGAGATCAAAGCCGGAACATCGGGTGGTTCGGTACGGCTTTCGCGCGTGGCGGGTAGTATCGATGCCAGCACAAGCGCCGGTAGCGTTGAGGTAGAAATCGTCAAACTGGGTGAATACGTCCGGCTGAATACGAGTGCGGGTGGTGTTCGGGTACGGATGCCGCTTGACAAAGGAATGGATTTGAACCTGAGCGGCAATCGGGTTAACCTGCCGGAATCGCTGGCAAAGTTTGACGGTACGATTGGAAAAGAACGCGTTCGGGGCCGATTAAACGGTGGCGGTATTGCGGTCAATATTTCGGCCAGCAGCGGCAGCGTTACGGTTAATCGGTAA
- a CDS encoding aryl-sulfate sulfotransferase, whose translation MKNLILLFLLTVAFSGCKHAIDNPPVPVAAREFTIASDSVQLNPYGYTPLSARINFSAPIAGRSFIRVRGKHGKLTNVEHTFNDKGTTHSIPVIGLYANYTNTVDVRVLSDGGDTLAKSTLTIQTGDLPPNMPQSITAAPFDENKVAPGLILVSNFSTYGTGAPSTPYFMDAYGDIRWVLDYRSHDQLKTLSFDNGIERLRNGNFFFGDINTSRIYEVDLLGKVIDSWNLSGYVFHHNVIEKPNGNFLLTASKPGSMGLNGVAMVEDYVIEIDRTEGGLVNEWDLKQSLDERRTILAQSPLVNADDWFHGNSVAYDSTDNTIIVSGRHQGVVKLDYENRVKWILGAHRGWTVNRRGEDLRKFLLSPVDASGVIIADTAVSDGSKITSDFEWNWYQHSTIFLPNGDIMVFDNGEIREYNPTASKYSRAVAYKIDPVKMTVQQTWAYGKERGVETYSQVVSGVQFLASSNHILFTPGFQVPNTTGEGGKVVEVELANKTVVSEISISSANKMGFHRARKMSAYP comes from the coding sequence ATGAAAAATTTAATTCTCCTCTTTCTCTTAACTGTTGCTTTTAGTGGTTGTAAGCATGCTATTGATAACCCACCTGTTCCCGTTGCTGCTCGGGAGTTCACGATTGCTTCTGATTCAGTCCAATTAAACCCATACGGTTATACACCATTGTCAGCTAGGATCAACTTCTCCGCTCCAATAGCCGGTAGATCGTTTATTCGGGTTAGAGGCAAGCATGGCAAGCTCACTAATGTCGAGCATACGTTCAACGACAAGGGAACTACGCATTCTATACCCGTGATCGGCTTGTACGCCAATTATACAAACACAGTTGACGTACGTGTACTGAGTGATGGTGGTGATACACTGGCTAAAAGTACGCTTACGATCCAGACGGGCGATTTGCCTCCCAACATGCCGCAATCTATCACGGCGGCTCCGTTTGACGAAAATAAGGTGGCTCCAGGGCTTATTCTGGTCAGTAACTTTAGTACATACGGAACGGGTGCGCCTTCGACTCCCTACTTTATGGATGCGTACGGCGACATACGATGGGTGTTGGATTACCGCAGTCACGATCAGCTAAAAACATTAAGTTTTGACAACGGCATTGAGCGGTTACGCAATGGTAACTTCTTTTTTGGCGATATAAATACATCCAGAATTTACGAAGTCGATCTGCTAGGTAAAGTAATAGATAGCTGGAACTTATCAGGCTATGTATTTCACCACAACGTCATCGAAAAGCCGAACGGCAACTTCCTTCTGACCGCCAGTAAGCCAGGTAGTATGGGCCTTAACGGGGTAGCAATGGTCGAAGATTACGTTATTGAAATTGACCGAACGGAGGGCGGTCTTGTCAACGAGTGGGATTTAAAACAATCGCTCGATGAACGACGGACGATCTTAGCCCAAAGCCCGCTGGTTAATGCGGATGATTGGTTTCATGGTAATTCTGTAGCCTACGATTCAACCGACAACACCATCATTGTATCGGGTCGTCACCAGGGCGTGGTCAAACTGGATTACGAGAATCGGGTGAAGTGGATTTTGGGCGCCCACAGAGGTTGGACCGTAAACCGACGTGGTGAAGATCTGAGAAAATTTCTGCTGAGCCCTGTTGACGCAAGTGGTGTTATCATTGCCGATACCGCCGTAAGCGACGGATCAAAAATAACGTCTGACTTCGAATGGAACTGGTATCAGCATAGTACTATATTCCTGCCCAACGGCGATATCATGGTATTTGACAACGGCGAGATACGAGAGTATAACCCTACGGCCAGCAAGTATAGTCGTGCTGTCGCCTACAAAATTGACCCTGTCAAGATGACTGTGCAGCAAACCTGGGCTTACGGTAAGGAAAGAGGAGTCGAAACGTATTCGCAAGTGGTTAGTGGCGTGCAGTTTTTGGCGTCGTCAAATCATATTCTGTTCACCCCCGGTTTTCAGGTCCCAAATACTACGGGTGAAGGAGGCAAAGTAGTCGAAGTGGAACTAGCGAATAAAACGGTTGTGTCCGAGATCAGTATTTCGTCAGCGAACAAGATGGGCTTTCACCGAGCTCGGAAAATGAGTGCTTATCCTTAA